ACCGCCGAGGCACAAGCCGAGGGCATCAATGGCAATGGATTTACCTGCACCGGTTTCACCGGTAATCGCCGTCATTCCGCTATGGAAGTCAATCTCAAGCTCACGAACAATGGCAAAGTTGCTGATGGTCAGTTGTGCCAGCATAATTGTTTTCCTGTATGAAAAACCATGACTGTGTTTGTATACAGTATAAACTGGTTTTATATACAGTAAAGTGCTGGATGCAAAATCAGAACAATTTTTTTGACCAGCCGAGTTTGGAGCTTAATGTATTGAAATAGCTGTAATCTTTCGGGTGAATCAGGTTCAGATGGTAATCGCAGCGGCGAATGAGGACATCTTCTCCTTCCTGAATGGGAAGCGCAATCTGACTGTCGCAGCTGATCTCCAGGTCGTTACGGCGATGGGAAAAACGCAGACGGATGGTGCTGTCGCCGTTGATCACCAGCGGACGCGCCGAGAGCGTATGGGGGAACATCGGCACCAGGGTTATCGCATCCAGAGATGGCGTCAGTATGGGGCCTCCGGCTGAAAGCGAGTAGGCAGTTGATCCCGTCGGGGTTGAAATAATCAGCCCGTCAGAACGCTGAGAGAACGCGAAGATTTCGTCGATATAGACTTCGAACTCGATCATGTGCGCCACTTTACCGGGGTGGAGAACCACCTCGTTAATGGCGGTGCTGATGCGCTTCTGGCAGTCCTGCTGACACACCTGCGCTTCCAGTAAAAACCGTTTTTCACTGATATAGTGACCTTCCAGCACGTCCGCCAGTTGCTGCTGCGCATTGTCCGGGTCGAGGTCGGTCAGGAAACCGAGATTGCCACGGTTAATACCAATAACCTTAATGTCATAGCGAGCCAGCGTTCGCGCCGCGCCCAGCATATTGCCATCGCCGCCGACCACCACGGCGAGATCCGCCTGCTGGCCAATTTCCGCCAGCGTGCCGGTTCTGACGCTTTTAAGCTGCAACTCCTGGGCGATCTGCTGCTCGACCATCACTTCATAGCCTTTACCACACAGCCAGCGATACAACATTTCATGTGTCGTCAATGCGGTAGGGTGACGCGGATGGCCGACGATCCCAATACACCTGAAATGATTATTCATTTTCTGGAGGTCCTTGTGCCTGATGAATGATGACAATCTGCCTTGTTCCCTTGAATCCAGGAAACTGATCCCCATAATAAGCGAAGTTAGCGAGATGAATGCAGAAAAACGCGGAGAAATTCATGAGTAGTAAAGAACAGAAAACGCCTGAGGGGCAAGCCCCTGAAGAAATTATCACGGAACAGCACGATGAAGTTGAGGCAGTAGAGCCAGACACGTCTGCTGAGCAGGTGGACCCGCGCGATGAAAAAATTGCCAACCTGGAAGCTCAGTTGGTAGAAGCGCAGAATCGCGAACGCGATGGCGTTCTGCGTATCAAAGCGGAAATGGAAAACCTGCGCCGTCGTACCGAGCTGGACGTTGAAAAGGCGCACAAATTTGCGCTGGAGAAATTCGTCAACGAACTGCTGCCGGTGATCGACAGCCTGGATCGTGCGCTGGAAGTGGCGGATAAAGCTAACCCGGATAACGCGGCGATGATTGAAGGCATTGAGCTGACGCTGAAATCCATGCTGGATGTGGTGCGTAAGTTCGGTGTTGAAGTGATTGCCGATACGGATGTCCCGCTGGATCCAAACGTTCACCAGGCTATTGCGATGGTGGAATCCGAAGACGTTACCGCGGGTAACGTACTGGGTGTGATGCAGAAAGGCTATACCCTGAACGGTCGTACTATTCGCGCTGCGATGGTGACCGTGGCGAAAGCGAAAGCGTAATTTGCCGACCCGTAGTGCCGGGTGGCGGCTTCGCCTTACCCGGCCTACACATTACTCGGCGATACTTTCGCGTAAAGGTTTAATGGGCAGGACTTTTACCTGCTTAATCATGTTGTCCTGAACGTCCAGAATATCAATATCATACTGCTCAATACGCACGCGCGTACCAGCCGCCGGGATCTCTTCCAGCGCCTCCAGAATCATACCGTTCATCGTCCGCGCTTCGTCTTCCGGCAAATGCCAGTTAAACGCTTTGTTGATTTCACGAATGTTGGCGCTGCCGTCGATAAGCACTGACCCGTCGTTCTGCGGGGTGACTTCTTCCGCAAGGGAAGGTGACATCGACGTGGTAAAGTCCCCGACAATCTCTTCCAGAATATCTTCGACCGTCACCAGCCCCTGAATGTCGCCGTATTCATCCACCACCAGGCCGACTTTCTTCTTGTTTCGCTGGAACTTGACCAGCTGTGTGCTGAGCGGGGTGCCTTCCGGCACGTAGTAAATTTCGTCGGCGGCGCGCAGCATCACCTCTTTGGTGAACTCGTTTTTCTCGGTCATCAGGCGATAGGCCTCGCGCACGCGCAGCATGCTGATGGCATCGTCGAGGGAATCGCGATAAAGCACGATGCGCCCGTGTGGGGAGTGCGTCAGCTGGCGGACGATGGCCTTCCAGTCGTCGTTGATATCAATCCCGACGATTTCATTGCGCGGCACCATGATGTCGTCGACGCTGACCTTTTCCAGATCCAGAACCGACAAAAGCATGTCCTGATTGCGGCGGGAAATCTGCGAGCGGGATTCGTTCACGATGGTACGCAGTTCGTCTTTGCTGAGCGCGCTACTGATGGTGACGTCTGCCTTTATACCGACCATGCGCATCAGCACCCGTGTCACCATATTCAGCAGCCAGACCAGCGGCATCATCAGAATAAGCAGCGGTGCTAACAGGAAACTGCTTGGGTAGGCCACTTTTTCCGGGTAAAGCGCCGCGATGGTTTTGGGCAGCACTTCCGCAAACACCAGCACCACAAACGTGAGCACCCCGGTGGCAATCGCCACGCCTGCGTTACCGTAAAGACGCATCCCGACGATGGTGCCCAACGCAGAAGCGAGAATATTGACCAGGTTGTTACCGATAAGCACCAGACTAATCAGGCGGTCCGGCTTACGCAGCAGCTTTTCGACACGACGCGCGGCACGGTTACCCTGCTTGGCACGATGACGTAACCGGTAGCGGTTCAGGGTCATCATGCCGGTTTCAGAGCCAGAGAAATATGCGGAGATGACCACCATGATGACCAGAATGACGATCAGCGTAGTGGTAGAGATGTGTTCCAGGGGGAACTCCTTTTGTTACTTAGCCAGCAAATTGCTGTATGAAGCGGCTACCAAAATAGGCAAGCGTGAGAATGCCCGCACCCGCAACGTTGAACCAGACCACGCGACGACCGCGCCAGCCTTCATGATAATGGCCCCATAACAGGACAATATAGACAAACCACGCGATGATGGAGAGGACAGCTTTATCGATATTCTCCACGCTGAACAGGTTCTTCATATAAAACAAACCCGTGCACAGCGTCAGCGTCAGCAGAACCACACCGACCTGGGTGATGTGGAACATCTTACGCTCAATCACCATCAGCGGCGGCATTTCGTGGTTAAACGCCAGCTTTTTATTTTTCAGCTGGTAGTCAATCCAGGCGAGCTGCATGGCGTAAAGGGCGGCGATGATCAGCGTCGCGTAAGAGAACAGCGACAGGCCTATATGCACCAGCATCCCCGGCGTCGCTTCCAGATGGGTAATAAACTCATTGGGCATGAACGTGGCTAACGCCAGGTTGATCAGCGCAAAGGCGTAAACTATCGGCAGCAGCAGCCAGCCACGGTTTTTAGACGCGACAATCGTCATGACCGTACAGATCATCAGGCTGACCAGCGAGCCGACGTTCAGCACGCTCAGATTTTGCACGCTGCCGTCGCCGGGAATGATGCGTGATTCCAGCGCAAACGCGTGGCTAACCAGTGCGATCACTGCCGAAAGAATAGCCATGCGCCGCCAGCCGCTGTTTTTTTGCAGCAGTCCGGGAATGATCAGCGCGAGGCTGACAGAGTAGGCAACAAGGGCGATCAGTGCGAAAACAGGCATATAGGCGTCGACAGTTGTCTTAATAAGAAAGAGAAGCAGTATAACGTTACGTGACGCCTGCTCCAACCGTTGCATAACAACAAAGGCGCCTTCATGTTATACTCCGGCAAAATTCTGTGTATGTGTCGCTCAGGCGACCTAACGTTTCTACCCCAGGCGAGAGACAATGTTTGATAATTTAACCGATCGTTTGTCGCGCACGCTGCGCAACATCAGCGGCCGTGGACGCCTCACCGAAGAGAACATCAAGGAAACGCTGCGCGAAGTGCGCATGGCGCTGCTGGAAGCAGACGTCGCGTTGCCGGTCGTGCGTGATTTTATCAACCGCGTGAAAGAGAAAGCGGTTGGCCATGAAGTGAACAAGAGCCTGACTCCGGGTCAGGAGTTCGTCAAAATCGTCCGTAACGAGCTGGTTTCGGCGATGGGCGAAGAGAACCAGGTGCTTAACCTGGCGGCTCAGCCGCCGGCCGTCGTGCTGATGGCGGGTCTGCAAGGTGCGGGTAAAACCACCAGTGTTGGTAAGCTGGGGAAATTCCTGCGCGAAAAGCACAAGAAAAAGGTGCTGGTGGTGTCGGCGGACGTGTATCGCCCGGCGGCGATCAAACAGCTGGAAACGCTGGCCGAGCAGGTTGGCGTGGACTTCTTCCCGTCCGATGTGGCGCAGAAGCCTGTCGACATCGTTAACGCGGCGCTGAAAGAGGCGAAGCTGAAATTCTACGACGTGCTGCTGGTGGATACCGCCGGTCGTCTGCACGTTGACGAAGCGATGATGGACGAAATCAAGCAGGTGCACGCCTCTATCAACCCGGTAGAGACCCTGTTTGTTGTTGACGCTATGACTGGCCAGGATGCGGCGAACACCGCAAAAGCGTTTAACGAAGCCCTGCCGTTAACCGGCGTGGTGCTGACCAAAGTCGACGGCGACGCCCGCGGCGGTGCGGCGCTGTCTATTCGTCATATCACCGGCAAGCCAATTAAGTTCCTCGGCGTGGGCGAGAAAACCGAAGCGCTGGAGCCATTCCACCCGGATCGTATTGCCTCCCGTATCCTCGGCATGGGCGATGTGCTGTCGCTGATCGAAGATATCGAGAGCAAAGTTGACCGCGCGCAGGCAGAGAAACTCGCCAGCAAGCTGAAAAAAGGCGACGGTTTCGATCTTACCGACTTCCTTGAACAGCTGCGTCAGATGAAAAACATGGGCGGCATGGCAAGCCTGATGGGCAAGCTGCCGGGCATGGGGCAGATCCCTGACAACGTCAAATCGCAGATGGATGACAAAGTGCTGGTGCGTATGGAGGCCATCATTAACTCCATGACGCTGAAAGAGCGTGCGAAGCCAGAAATCATTAAAGGTTCCCGCAAGCGCCGTATCGCAGCCGGTTGCGGCATGCAGGTACAGGACGTTAACCGCCTTCTGAAACAGTTCGACGACATGCAGCGCATGATGAA
The sequence above is a segment of the Enterobacter hormaechei ATCC 49162 genome. Coding sequences within it:
- the ffh gene encoding signal recognition particle protein translates to MFDNLTDRLSRTLRNISGRGRLTEENIKETLREVRMALLEADVALPVVRDFINRVKEKAVGHEVNKSLTPGQEFVKIVRNELVSAMGEENQVLNLAAQPPAVVLMAGLQGAGKTTSVGKLGKFLREKHKKKVLVVSADVYRPAAIKQLETLAEQVGVDFFPSDVAQKPVDIVNAALKEAKLKFYDVLLVDTAGRLHVDEAMMDEIKQVHASINPVETLFVVDAMTGQDAANTAKAFNEALPLTGVVLTKVDGDARGGAALSIRHITGKPIKFLGVGEKTEALEPFHPDRIASRILGMGDVLSLIEDIESKVDRAQAEKLASKLKKGDGFDLTDFLEQLRQMKNMGGMASLMGKLPGMGQIPDNVKSQMDDKVLVRMEAIINSMTLKERAKPEIIKGSRKRRIAAGCGMQVQDVNRLLKQFDDMQRMMKKMKKGGMAKMMRGMKGMMPPGFPGR
- the grpE gene encoding nucleotide exchange factor GrpE, producing the protein MSSKEQKTPEGQAPEEIITEQHDEVEAVEPDTSAEQVDPRDEKIANLEAQLVEAQNRERDGVLRIKAEMENLRRRTELDVEKAHKFALEKFVNELLPVIDSLDRALEVADKANPDNAAMIEGIELTLKSMLDVVRKFGVEVIADTDVPLDPNVHQAIAMVESEDVTAGNVLGVMQKGYTLNGRTIRAAMVTVAKAKA
- a CDS encoding cytochrome C assembly family protein, which encodes MPVFALIALVAYSVSLALIIPGLLQKNSGWRRMAILSAVIALVSHAFALESRIIPGDGSVQNLSVLNVGSLVSLMICTVMTIVASKNRGWLLLPIVYAFALINLALATFMPNEFITHLEATPGMLVHIGLSLFSYATLIIAALYAMQLAWIDYQLKNKKLAFNHEMPPLMVIERKMFHITQVGVVLLTLTLCTGLFYMKNLFSVENIDKAVLSIIAWFVYIVLLWGHYHEGWRGRRVVWFNVAGAGILTLAYFGSRFIQQFAG
- a CDS encoding HlyC/CorC family transporter, which gives rise to MEHISTTTLIVILVIMVVISAYFSGSETGMMTLNRYRLRHRAKQGNRAARRVEKLLRKPDRLISLVLIGNNLVNILASALGTIVGMRLYGNAGVAIATGVLTFVVLVFAEVLPKTIAALYPEKVAYPSSFLLAPLLILMMPLVWLLNMVTRVLMRMVGIKADVTISSALSKDELRTIVNESRSQISRRNQDMLLSVLDLEKVSVDDIMVPRNEIVGIDINDDWKAIVRQLTHSPHGRIVLYRDSLDDAISMLRVREAYRLMTEKNEFTKEVMLRAADEIYYVPEGTPLSTQLVKFQRNKKKVGLVVDEYGDIQGLVTVEDILEEIVGDFTTSMSPSLAEEVTPQNDGSVLIDGSANIREINKAFNWHLPEDEARTMNGMILEALEEIPAAGTRVRIEQYDIDILDVQDNMIKQVKVLPIKPLRESIAE
- the nadK gene encoding NAD(+) kinase, with protein sequence MNNHFRCIGIVGHPRHPTALTTHEMLYRWLCGKGYEVMVEQQIAQELQLKSVRTGTLAEIGQQADLAVVVGGDGNMLGAARTLARYDIKVIGINRGNLGFLTDLDPDNAQQQLADVLEGHYISEKRFLLEAQVCQQDCQKRISTAINEVVLHPGKVAHMIEFEVYIDEIFAFSQRSDGLIISTPTGSTAYSLSAGGPILTPSLDAITLVPMFPHTLSARPLVINGDSTIRLRFSHRRNDLEISCDSQIALPIQEGEDVLIRRCDYHLNLIHPKDYSYFNTLSSKLGWSKKLF